One stretch of Harmonia axyridis chromosome 1, icHarAxyr1.1, whole genome shotgun sequence DNA includes these proteins:
- the LOC123671514 gene encoding uncharacterized protein LOC123671514, with translation MTGREFYLKLIEAIEARPSLYNYNLKEYGKKDISEKNWLEVANETGKEVAICKDKWRNLRTVFTRHFKKSNTKYHLYDNLKFLIPFMRYLDLGNDDGQISNDIQIVYTSSAEEELDNSESIENYSEIKIEPIEIGEDVNKDDSYVFGCNDISTEKEIDSSTMPICTEKTSIKRQRQEEIPPQFDCKRRKQEEEAKTAFLMSLLPDFFLMNNQQSRRFKKRISEVVEEILDGHQNNN, from the exons ATGACTGGAAgagaattttatttgaaattaattgaagCGATTGAAGCACGACCTTCCTTATACAACTACAATTTGAAGGAATACGGAAAAAAGGATATATCAGAGAAGAACTGGTTGGAAGTTGCAAATGAAACCGGAAAAGAAG ttgcaATATGCAAGGATAAATGGAGAAACCTAAGAACCGTCTTCACACGACACTTCAAGAAGAGTAACACTAAGTATCATTTATAtgacaatttgaaatttctgaTACCATTCATGAGATACCTAGACTTAGGAAATGATGACGGTCAAATCTCTAACGATATACAAATCGTTTATACGTCGTCTGCAGAAGAAGAATTAGATAATTCAGAaagtattgaaaattattcagaaatcAAGATTGAACCCATTGAGATTGGTGAAGACGTGAACAAAGATGATTCTTATGTATTTGGTTGTAAtgatatttcaactgaaaaagaaattgattcctcAACGATGCCAATATGTACCGAAAAGACTTCGATAAAAAGACAAAGGCAAGAAGAGATCCCTCCTCAGTTTGACTGCAAAAGAAGGAAACAGGAAGAAGAAGCAAAAACTGCTTTCCTCATGAGTTTACTTcccgatttttttttgatgaataacCAGCAGTCCCGCAGGTTCAAGAAACGAATTTCAGAAGTTGTAGAAGAAATATTAGATGGCCATCAAAACAACAATTGA